ACCACATAGCACGAGTTGGTACGGGACGAGGACGAGCGTCTCCCTCCTCTCTTTCATGCTAGAGCCGTCCGTGCGGTAACGGAATCAATCCTTGGGTCGAGGTCGGTGTGACTACCGCCTCCCCTTCGGCCTCAGCTCCAGGTCCTGGAAGTCGAACGAGAAGTCCACCCCAGGTGATGCGGGACCATCTTCGCGTGGTCGATTGCACCGTCGGGCGTGAGCATGAAGGTGATGTAGGCATCGGCCCTGAGTTCGCGATCGCGCCAGCGCACCAGAAACGTGTCGTGCTGCCACGGGATCATGTCGCCCACGAGCTGTGGCGAGTGCGAGAACCGAATCGCCAGCCCGCCGTTGTCCTGCGCGATGTCGATATCGCCGTACCCAGGCGTCCTCGTAGGCGCCGGCGTACTTCGCGAGCGCGAGCGACGGGCGCGAGAGCGAGTCGCGCGAGGCCTGTGCCTGACGAGCGGCGTCGATGAGCGCTACCTGCTGGCGGCCCGCAGCGAATCGTAGCCGGCGATGAAGTCGAACGGCTGCGCGGTGCGCAGCACGCGATCCATCAGCGTCCAAGTGAGGGCGAGAACGTCGCCGATTCGTCGTTGGTGAGCACGACGACGCCCGCGCGCTCCGACGGAATCCATGCCACCGATGACAGGTAGCCGGGGAGCCCGCCGGTGTGATGGGATCTTCCGCCCACGGAAGGTGCTGACGTCGAGCCCAAGCGCGTAGAAACGGAAGTCGCTCGCCAGCGGGGCGATCGCGGCGGGCGGCATGCCGTTAGGCATCGGCGTCACCGGCTCTTGCAGTCGACGGGCCGTCCGCGGCTGGTAGAGCCGGTTCCCATCGCCCACCTTCCCCGAATCCAGCAGC
This genomic window from Gemmatimonadota bacterium contains:
- a CDS encoding DUF3471 domain-containing protein, yielding MDIAQDNGGLAIRFSHSPQLVGDMIPWQHDTFLVRWRDRELRADAYITFMLTPDGAIDHAKMVPHHLGWTSRSTSRTWS